The stretch of DNA TCTCGTACTCAGAGGGAGAAATCAGGTAAAACCCTGTGTGCACAGAGCAAAACTCTGAATGCTCCATCTGGACGTGGCCGGAACATTAGAAATATTCAGTGTGGACACGTTTCCTCACCCTGCCCGTTTTTAGTGAAGACGCAGGACGCGATGCCGCTGATATCTTCTTTGCGGATGCAGCTGTAGCGCACCTATGGGTGCAGAGGGAACAGGTGGAAGGTGTCAAGGAAATCCGTCCTTCTGGGCTAATGGGAGCACAATTTTAAAAGCCCTGGGAAATTCATTCAAAACCCGCCTGTGGTCGAAGGCCAGGCACATTAAAGAGGTGGAGGTCCCCCAGGTTGGTCAGACAGACCAGTGTGTGTTCACTGTAGTCTTCCTGAGCTGTGGAGCAGAACAAAACCACGGCCACCTTCCTCACCCGACACCCTTCGTGCGCTGTGAGCTTGAATTTAGTCTTGGCGCTCACTTTGGGAAGAGAGAACACCTACGGGGAGATCTTACCAGTTAAAGGCATTTTCTTTACCCAGGTTGGGACTTTAACCGCCATCACAAGAAGTCCTCCTGACCTTCAATTGTTCCTCTGAAGCGATGAGGACAGAGTGAGCGTTGGTCATATCTGGGGCGATGGCGAGGTCCTGAGACGCTTCGTACGGATCGGGCAAAGGCTTCCCCCGACCGTCCAGCACGCAGATCGACACTACGGGGGCCCTGTGCATCAGCTGGATCTCCTTACCCAGCAGCGCCTCCACGCAGGCGCTGCCATCGCCTGCTCCCCCGCGCTCAGAAGCCCGCCCAGAACCCACGCCGGGCACCTCCAGCGCGTAGGCGTACACGCTGCCCGAGTTGGTGCCTGCCCATAACGTGGGCCCGTGGTGAGTACCTGGAGGTGCGACGAGCGTTATTGTTAGCAAAGGGGAACAAAGCGGCTGAAGCAGAAGAGACGCGACGGGGGGGCACACCGTCACGCAGAAAGGTGTCGGCGAAGCAGAGACATCGGACGACGCCGGACAGGGAATCGTCTGCCGAGCGAGGCTCGATCCTTCGCTGTACCGGAGCCACGTCCTCCTGTTCCGCTAAGGCAGCATTGGCCTCTTGGACCTGAGCACCGAACCACAAGACAGACACAAGCACAATTCAGACATGCAAGAGTATTTAGATCGTATGCGTAAAATACCTCACTCACCTTGCTGGTGGGTGTCGTAATGGTGCGCTTCTTCCCCGAAACCCTGCTTTTACGGATGCGTCTGAAGCTCTGCCTTAAGGACTTTTTCAAAGACTTGACTCTGGACAGAGGACCCTCCATTGCCAGGGAGTCATTAGGGTGCAGCGTACACCTAATGAGAGCACAACAACATGATGTATCTGTTTTGTTGAACCTaataaattcaataaaatcCAATACATTCCACTTTGATTtgtacacatgcacaaaaaatGAGCTCAAGTTAACAACCTGGCCAAAACAGCGTTTCGTTTATGGTAGTCAAACAGGCCAAATCCGTGACTCGTCCCGAAGGAGATCAGGTTCCACTCGGCGTGCAAGGCGACGGCTGTAACCGATGCCGGGGGCAGGCACTGCACCAGCGCCTGTGGCTGGAAGCCTGGAGGAAACGGGGCGGGCTTCAGGCGGGGCTCCAGTCTGTCATGGCCCTTCCAGGTGAAGCCCTCCCGGTCCTGCAGCAGGTCGACCACCGACACCTCCACAGAGTGGTCGGAGCGCTCCTCATTCAAACCCAGAACTATCACCTGGACGCATTTAAGAACTTGTTTTCATGTCAGGGCATGAGGAAAACCTGACACAAAGGGCTTGAGGGCGTGAACACCTTTACCTGTCCGGCGGTCCCAGCTACCACTAGCTTGTTGCTGTATTTGCAAAGGCTGATCTTCTGGATGCCCAGTCTGGGATCATCGCTGTATGGATCAAAACAGCCCACCtatgcagaaacacacacaaagtggtGTTAcgctggaaaacaaacattaaaacacatcACTGTACGTGTTTCTTCTAAAGGTTTGTGATTTAATTGGGGAGACCACTGTTAAATTGTGCTTATGTGAGCATCTCTTTCGCTAGTTTGTGGTTGAAACCAGGACAGTAGCGCTTTCTCCCTTCAGTAAAACATGTGCATTaatctgtcacacacacagtaggTATTTAATTAGAAAGCCTTATCACGTGGGACTTGTGTCTTGGCAAAACAAGATGGTAAATTCACATACATGCAGTGAGAAAGTGGGCTGATGGGTCTGGTTTTCAttagtgaggggaaaaaaagggaaaggcTCTTCATCCCACTTCATCATGAGGGCCACATTCCTAAAAGTGCAGCTCTGTTGCCACCGGAGATGTGAGAGTAGGTGAGGGAAGTATGCGAACGGCAGAGACGGGAAGAAAACCAGCAAAAGGCAGCTGTAATCACATTTGATATCATTTGTCTTTGCCCAACTACAGTATGTGTTATCCATAATTCAACTAAGTTCCTCATTGTCATCCAGCCCAGTTCAATATCCTTCCAAGGCTTTTGCTTTGTGACTCATCTTCCTGTCAGCGATTTACAAGAGCCTGACAGACTCCCTTGATGCTAAAGcacttcatttaaaatgtaattctttGCAGAAAACAGGCCTGTAAATCAGAATCATACTGTGGGTCCTTCAGGGTCAAGCAGGAACAGAGGGGTGTGCCCGTCTCAAAACACGATACTTGAAAATAACCAGATGAGAAAATTAGGCCACAGATGTACCGTTAAAGGACCGACTGGCTGACTCTAGATTGTTTTTATTCCCACAGCTGGTAAAATACGATCATGGGCCTCCTCTCCACGGGGGCAGAGAGGCACAGCATTCAATCCGATTCTATTCCTATCGGCATTGTGGATCAAACACGTCCAGAAGGACGTTGACAGCGCAGCGACTTGGCTGCCGTCCTCTGCCAACAGCTGCAGGCAGCCCATTTTGGTTCAAACGTAGCCAAAGGTGATTATACACATATTTTCCTCTTGCTCAGAACTCGCCTTTCTGAACGGAGGccactcctcttcctgctgcatgTCAGGATCGTCACTTGGGTCGGGGGGGTCGTCGCAGGGGTCACAGTCGGTATGGAATACATTAGCTGTGCTGAGTTTGTAGATAGGAGTAAGGGCAACACCCGATGCATCCCAGAAACGCACGGTGCCGTCCTCGTGtctgcaaattaaaaaataaataaaataaagacgaCACAGAAATCCATGATAATCGAAGCATTTCTGCCCAAGAATTCATGAAGCCATCCCATACAAAACAATATCCAAATAACTTCCCTGTTTGTTATAGCCAATAATCACTTTGTTTCATATCATATTTAAATACTTCATATAACTGTTACTTGTTAACTCCCACGATCCCTTTATTGCTGTCAGATATGAAGGAATTTCAGgacaccagcagaaccagggtGATGATTTCCACCTGGTTCTAATCGGAAATGAAAATCAAAAAAACATCTTCGATTGGCTTTTAGGCATCCGACTCTTGCTAGAGAGCGGCAGATGTTTGCCATATTTGTGGAATGAAAACTAGATCCACCTGCACTGAGGTCACAgtctgtgtgttcctgtactAGGGATGTGTGTTGTGAGCGTGCACGTACCCTGTCAAGAGGAGCTCGTGCTGTTTGGAGGGAGGCGCcaggtttttccctccacataTGGGCCAAGTCTGCACAAACCAAGAGGGCGAAATGTTattcagtaaagggagagattttaatcattttttttatccattAATCAATCAAATGAACAGTCTGCATCTGGGGGACACACTGACGGTCGCTCTAGAAACTTGTTTGAGCTGCCATCCTGTTGGTAGTTTACTGCATCAGCGTGACTCAttggaaataaaatatttcacagGATTGTGAAGTCAATCATGTCAGAGACAAATCTGGTTATGACACTACATTTAAGCAGTCGGGGTGTTGGCTCTAATCCATTTAGGGTTCTGTGATTTAGCTAATCACACCACATATCTTAGATTTCCTGTGACTGAGTAAAAGAAGAATCCTTGGCACAACTGTGCACAATCTCAAGAGTTTTTGTATCCAGAGAGCAGCCCGCCTGTGCAGTAGCATCCTCCATGTGTGCTCCTCACcctgtgtgtttgctggtgaCCCTGTTGGGCCTTGCCAGCATTCACCAGTCTCTCCCAGAGTTTGGGAGGGACACTGGAGATGTGGAAGGAGCAGGTAATGGCCGAGGAGTGAAGAGGGGCAAGGTAGGGGGTGGGCAGAGTGGGCCACCCGGGGGTCTGGAGGTCGATCACAACAAGCTCCTCTTCCAATAACACCACCAACGCAGACGCCTCATCAAACTCTGAAGAAGACAGGAGAAAAGGGAATGAAATTCATTCCACAGTAAGAAATCCATAAGCTTGCATCAAGCTTCTCACCTTTCTCCTGCTCTATGTTGTGAACAGTGAAGAAGTCGATGACCCGAGATGTGAAGTCGAGAGTGACGTGGGTCTTGTCCTGCTGCACTGTTAGACAGTGGCGGTCACCGTAACTGGCTCTTGGCATCCCTCCGCTATATAACAacacaggagaactggaacaaaaCACAGAGCTCTTATTCACGTTGGTTCCCAGTGTTTCTGCAGCTCTATAGCTTAAATATATTAACATAATGAACTGGAAAAGACAAACACTGATGAGAGATGTGATGAAATCAGACAGAAGTTTTATTGTCACTGGGACTCAAACATTCCGTAGGAAAGTTAACCCACTCACCCCGTCTGTGTGGTCCGCCACAGAATCTTATTGATGGCCTTACAGGGAAATGGACCTGTGATAAATAACCACAAAACATCAGGGGCTGTGGTCAGACTAAAGCCATTAAAAGCCTCCAGAAAGCTTTTGTGCCAAGGGAGGcaaaagaaggagaaaacatGATTATGAGACTTAAAGCTTTGGCTCCATTAGCTGTAATCTACACCATTTAACTCATTCTCACAGTAATAACAGGTCGATTTCATGGataatttatgctgcttttCCACTTTTGGGCCACTTGTTCAACTTGCCTCAAAGCTATTTGTGTTTGCATAATGAGGTTGCACTTTAGTTTCAAAAGTGACAACTGGATGTTGCAATTGTACAAGAAGCTGGTTCGACTTCTAAGCGTGTGTCCTCATAATAGAAGGACTGGGATCTTCATGCTTGCAGCTGTCCGCCACCATGATGAGAAAGGTTTTTGGACAAAAGCCAGTACACTAAGATGAGGGATGACGGCAACAGACATGGGTGCAAAGGTGAAGCACGTGTTGACATTAAGCTAAGTTAACATTAACATAGTCCAATTTAACAAACACCAGAGACAGGCGGACACACAGAAAGGGCAAATAACAggtggaggcagagagaaaCAGCCAAAGGCTGAAAGAAATGGAATGATTACTTAACCCTAATAATTTATGATCCCTTTGACAAAAGAAATGTGGTCACATGTGGTGCAGACCAGATCAGGATTTTGAAAGCAGGTCTTAGGACACAGATGACGAGGACATAGTCTCAACGGCACCAAACATTTTTGACCGaatcagcaaaaacaaagcaaataaatCTATAAATCTGACTTTATCAGTCGTCCTGGTGCGCTGAGCGAGCATTAGCTAGAGAAAAACTTTGATACAGACGTGCGTGTTTGCATTTCTCACCATATGGGATGGTTGTAGATGGCTGGGCACTACAGCCGTTTCCACTGGTAACCGTCCATACACAGTAGCCTCCGTCATTATGGGAACTCACAAACAGGTTTCCAGAGCGTTCCCACACCAGACTCTCCAGCTGctacacagagacagacagaaagagtgaAAGAAGAGTAGCTTGTAGACaggctttattaaaaaaaaaacttttgtaatattaaaatattttggCACAACAAACAATATAAAATGGCTTGCCTGCTTGCCCAGGAAGAGCTGCTCAGCTTGGCGAGTGCTCGGAGCCCACAGGATCACCAGGCCGCGGCTATAGCCGATCAGAATTTTCCCTGGCTGCTGCGGGTGTTCCTGAATAGATTCCACTGGCCCCAGGGATTTCCCACATCTGTAATCATCTGGCAGGCTAGCAGAACAGAAATCATCGTCTTTTTAgccaacatctgcagcacattTTCAAACTAACATGCCATAAGTTACATGTCTCCATATAAAAAGGTGTGAATTTAGGAGGCAAAGGAATCTGCCTTTTAACAGACCACAAAAGCAGGATGATCTTGAATATAATCTTCAACATTAGATTTGACCACTAGTTCTTGGGGATCTCACAAATCTCCCTTACTATAAGTTTCCTAAAGGTGCAAATAGATCTGAAAATATAGCTAAGATATCTAAAATACAGACTGCAACTTAGACACCAGAACAAACTAAAATAATATTCTTCAGCCTGTATTTGGCCTGCGGTGAAATCAGCATCACCCCTGACTACAACAATCCTCTAAGGGAGCAGAGGAATCTCTAGGAATGTAGAGCAGGACACACCCTGGAGATGTTAGAGGATTCCCTAATTGTGGAAAGGGGTGAAGACGGGAAATGAGGACTAGAAGGAGAGAATACAGAAAAGACTTATACAGTGGGAGGAGAAGGCTCCCTGCTACTGATGGTGCAGCAAAAGATTAGTGATAAACAGAAAGTCtgccatacacacacacacacacacaattctgaCTGCGTTGGTAGCAGTTACTGAGG from Takifugu flavidus isolate HTHZ2018 chromosome 18, ASM371156v2, whole genome shotgun sequence encodes:
- the llgl1 gene encoding lethal(2) giant larvae protein homolog 1 encodes the protein MMKFRFRRQGTDPQREKIKQELFAFNKTVEHGFPHQPSALAFDPKLQLMAIGTKSGAIKVYGVPGVEFTGLHKDTTAVTQIHFLPGQGRLLSLLDDNTIHLWELVAGAPREVGGEKRDSGVCLQEVSSYTLPGRPGIESCSATRVTVLHLLRSCDLLCIGTEGGGVYFLELPLLSLKDGDTLLQDQVVQSLPDDYRCGKSLGPVESIQEHPQQPGKILIGYSRGLVILWAPSTRQAEQLFLGKQQLESLVWERSGNLFVSSHNDGGYCVWTVTSGNGCSAQPSTTIPYGPFPCKAINKILWRTTQTGSPVLLYSGGMPRASYGDRHCLTVQQDKTHVTLDFTSRVIDFFTVHNIEQEKEFDEASALVVLLEEELVVIDLQTPGWPTLPTPYLAPLHSSAITCSFHISSVPPKLWERLVNAGKAQQGHQQTHRTWPICGGKNLAPPSKQHELLLTGHEDGTVRFWDASGVALTPIYKLSTANVFHTDCDPCDDPPDPSDDPDMQQEEEWPPFRKVGCFDPYSDDPRLGIQKISLCKYSNKLVVAGTAGQVIVLGLNEERSDHSVEVSVVDLLQDREGFTWKGHDRLEPRLKPAPFPPGFQPQALVQCLPPASVTAVALHAEWNLISFGTSHGFGLFDYHKRNAVLARCTLHPNDSLAMEGPLSRVKSLKKSLRQSFRRIRKSRVSGKKRTITTPTSKVQEANAALAEQEDVAPVQRRIEPRSADDSLSGVVRCLCFADTFLRDGTHHGPTLWAGTNSGSVYAYALEVPGVGSGRASERGGAGDGSACVEALLGKEIQLMHRAPVVSICVLDGRGKPLPDPYEASQDLAIAPDMTNAHSVLIASEEQLKVFSLPKVSAKTKFKLTAHEGCRVRKVAVVLFCSTAQEDYSEHTLVCLTNLGDLHLFNVPGLRPQVRYSCIRKEDISGIASCVFTKNGQGFYLISPSEYERFSLSAKVLTAPLCSVQLDRLLEASDGTTLQANGTHKNQMGQAEGQSEEAPHALSSPTVDAPLDSPLSCADLTLDSTGDLTMEDVRDFLTTVDEVENNLKNIKEEEGHPPGILIN